A stretch of DNA from Mycobacteriales bacterium:
TGACGCAGTCCACGACGATCTTGCCGTCGAGCAGCGGCGCGACCGCCTGCAACGTCGCCGCGTGGCCGTCGTAGGGCACCGCCAGCACGACGATGTCGCCGTGGGTGGCGGCCTCGTCGTTGGTGCCGCCGCGGACGTCGAGGGTCAGCTCCGGCCGCAACGCCCGCGTCTCCTCGGCGGCGGCCGCCGCGCGCTCGGCGTCGCGGCTGCCGAGGACGACGGAATGCCCGGCGATCGCGAACCGCAGCCCGAGCCCCTTCCCCTGCGGCCCGGTGCCGCCGAGGACGCCGATGCGCAGCCCCTCCAGCGTCAGGACCTGCCCGCCAGGGATGACTGTCACGGCGCCTCCAGCGCGGTCGCGACCCGGTCGGCGACGACGTCGACGATGCGCGGGTCGAGGTTGAGCGGCTCGGTGAGGACCCACGGCAGCGCGCCGTGCTCCTGCGCCGCCGCGGCGAGCGCGGCGGGGATGTCGGTGGTCGTGTGGTTGCCCGGGTAGAGGAAGTACGGGTGGACCACGACCGAGGCGCAGCCGGCGGCGACGAGCGCCGCCCAGCCGTCGGCGATGGTCGGCCGGACCAGCTCCAGGAACGCCGGCTCCACGACGTACGCGGGCAGCCGCTCCGCGACCAGCGCGGCCACCGACCGGAGCATGTCGTTGGCCTCCGCGCGCCGCGATCCGTGGCCCACCACGAGCAG
This window harbors:
- a CDS encoding CbiX/SirB N-terminal domain-containing protein, giving the protein MEDSSAACPVGLLVVGHGSRRAEANDMLRSVAALVAERLPAYVVEPAFLELVRPTIADGWAALVAAGCASVVVHPYFLYPGNHTTTDIPAALAAAAQEHGALPWVLTEPLNLDPRIVDVVADRVATALEAP